One stretch of Amycolatopsis tolypomycina DNA includes these proteins:
- a CDS encoding TetR/AcrR family transcriptional regulator has product MPRVSQDHLDARRRQILDGSRVCFARYGYEGATVRRLEEATGLSRGAIFHHFRDKESLFLALAEDDALRMADVVAEQGLVQVMRDLLAGGDHPADWLGTRLEVSRRLRTDPEFRARWAARSQQLTTATRLRLLRQREAGNLRDDVDVDVLTAFLELVLEGLVSHLAMGLPAAGLGPVLDLVEETVRRHRPSRG; this is encoded by the coding sequence ATGCCACGCGTAAGCCAGGATCACCTCGACGCACGCCGGCGCCAGATCCTCGACGGCTCGCGCGTCTGCTTCGCGCGCTACGGCTACGAAGGTGCCACAGTCCGGCGCCTGGAGGAAGCCACCGGTCTGTCGCGCGGGGCCATCTTCCACCACTTCCGGGACAAGGAATCGCTCTTCCTCGCCCTCGCCGAGGACGACGCCCTGCGGATGGCCGACGTCGTCGCCGAACAGGGGCTCGTCCAGGTCATGCGCGACCTGCTCGCCGGGGGCGACCACCCGGCCGACTGGCTCGGGACCCGGCTGGAGGTGAGCAGGCGGCTGCGCACCGACCCCGAGTTCCGCGCCCGGTGGGCCGCACGGTCGCAGCAGCTCACCACCGCCACCCGGCTGCGGCTGCTGCGGCAGCGGGAGGCCGGGAACCTGCGGGACGACGTCGACGTCGACGTCCTCACCGCCTTCCTCGAACTCGTCCTCGAAGGACTCGTCTCGCACCTGGCCATGGGGCTGCCCGCCGCCGGGCTCGGGCCGGTGCTCGACCTCGTCGAGGAAACCGTGCGCCGGCACCGCCCGAGCCGGGGATGA
- a CDS encoding DUF3558 domain-containing protein has translation MLVAFSVGAVTACTTTKDGTASPSSTGSTSASSSPGDPEVPKVSVPLDASKYAADPCGLVPADVLTPLRLPVPGEIRSAGNDPRTKGGPSCVWKIRGEGTGVSMTVLTNNRDRGAGGLAGLYAGYKQQTLIRFLEPAPDVDGYPAIYFDLTDMRSVGSCGLGVGIADDLAVDVYAQGYQGQDDSCGTAAKIAAAMIKTLKGA, from the coding sequence GTGCTCGTTGCCTTCTCGGTGGGTGCGGTGACCGCCTGCACCACGACCAAGGACGGCACCGCGTCGCCTTCGTCGACCGGCTCGACGTCGGCCAGCTCTTCGCCGGGGGATCCCGAGGTGCCGAAGGTGTCCGTTCCGCTCGACGCGAGCAAGTACGCCGCCGATCCTTGTGGGCTGGTTCCCGCGGACGTGCTCACGCCTCTACGTCTCCCCGTCCCGGGTGAGATCCGTTCTGCGGGCAACGATCCCCGGACCAAAGGCGGGCCGTCCTGCGTGTGGAAGATCCGCGGAGAAGGAACCGGCGTGTCGATGACCGTTCTGACCAATAATCGCGACCGTGGTGCGGGTGGACTGGCCGGCCTGTACGCCGGGTACAAACAGCAGACGTTGATCAGGTTCCTCGAACCCGCTCCGGACGTCGACGGCTATCCGGCGATCTACTTCGACCTGACGGACATGCGGTCGGTGGGTAGCTGCGGCCTCGGTGTGGGCATCGCCGACGATCTCGCGGTCGACGTGTACGCGCAGGGCTACCAAGGCCAGGACGATTCCTGCGGGACGGCCGCCAAGATTGCCGCGGCGATGATCAAGACACTCAAGGGGGCTTGA